One region of Mus pahari chromosome 16, PAHARI_EIJ_v1.1, whole genome shotgun sequence genomic DNA includes:
- the LOC110333969 gene encoding enoyl-CoA delta isomerase 3, peroxisomal, whose protein sequence is MPKPGVFDFVNKAKWDAWNALGSLPKETARQNYVDLVFSLSSPSEVPSQGKRGADEKAQESKDILVTSEDGITKITFNRPTKKNAITSQMYLDIIRALKNASTDNSVITVFTGTGDYYSSGNDLKNLINDAGEIRDIAMSTKLLRDFVNCFIDFPKPLVAVVNGPAVGIAVTTLALFDAVYASDRATFHTPFSQLSQIPEACSTYTFPKMMGPAKAAEMLLFGKKLTAREAWAQGLVTEVFPESTFETEVWTRLKTYAKLPPNVMRVSKELIRNQEKQKLYTVNAEECAAILEKMPREEYKKALRNFLSAKAKAKL, encoded by the exons ATGCCTAAGCCTGGTGTGTTTGACTTTGTCAACAAAGCCAAGTGGGACGCATGGAATGCCCTGGGCAGCCTGCCCAAG GAAACTGCCAGGCAGAACTATGTGGATCTCGTGTTCAGTTTGAGTTCCCCATCTGAAGTCCCAAGCCAGGGAAAGCGTGGAGCTGATGAGAAAGCCCAGGAGTCCAAAGACATCCTGGTAACTTCTGAAGATGGCATCACAAAGATCACGTTCAATCGGCCCACCAAAAAGAATGCCATAACCTCCCAG ATGTATCTGGATATTATACGCGCACTTAAAAATGCCAGCACAGATAACTCGGTCATAACTGTTTTCACAG GGACTGGTGACTACTACAGCAGTGGGAATGACCTAAAAAACTTGATTAATGACGCTGGTGAAATACGGGACATAGCCATGTCTACTAAGCTACTGAG gGACTTTGTAAACTGTTTTATTGACTTTCCGAAGCCTCTGGTTGCCGTAGTAAATGGCCCAGCTGTGGGAATCGCTGTCACCACCCTGGCACTATTTGATGCTGTCTATGCTTCGGACAGG GCAACGTTTCATACTCCATTCAGCCAACTCAGCCAGATCCCAGAAGCATGCTCCACATACACATTTCCAAAGATGATGGGCCCAGCCAAG GCAGCTGAGATGCTTCTCTTTGGGAAGAAGCTCACAGCAAGAGAGGCCTGGGCTCAAGGCCTTGTCACTGAAGTTTTCCCTGAGAGCACCTTTGAGACAGAAGTCTGGACCAGGCTGAAAACATATGCGAAGCTCCCGCCAAAC GTCATGAGAGTTTCCAAAGAGTTAATCAGAAATCAGGAGAAACAAAAGCTCTATACCGTGAATGCCGAAGAGTGTGCCGCAATCCTGGAAAAGATGCCAAGAGAGGAGTACAAGAAGGCACTCAGGAACTTCCTGTCTGCAAAGGCAAAGGCTAAGCTATGA